In Lytechinus variegatus isolate NC3 chromosome 18, Lvar_3.0, whole genome shotgun sequence, a single genomic region encodes these proteins:
- the LOC121431814 gene encoding NAD-dependent protein deacetylase sirtuin-1-like isoform X1: MAEKRRQEEAKEDLISKRHCVENSDSLNNLNGEEGHGDEEVLDGLPPSWGSQASSSESSGSSSSGHQPGADSSSEGSITDSLDMGLGDIQPDSLAGPMGWLQKQMMSGTNPRSILMRIIPSGMTIPDDMDEFEMWSIIAEYLRSIDEPPPRQKLEQYNTFDDAIQLLNSCKNILVLTGAGVSVSCGIPDFRSRDGVYARLAVDFPDLPDPQAMFEISYFRKDPRPFYKFAKELFPGQFKPSPSHKFISQLEQHDKLLRNYTQNIDTLEQCAGITRVIQCHGSFATATCTRCGLRVDSDAIREDVFNQVVPVCPQCGPDTPEMAVLKPDIVFFGEGLPNHFYDKLNDDKEAADLLIVMGSSLKVRPVATIPSLLPKDVPQILINREPLHHLNFDIELLGDCDVIINEILHRLGDGWNHVCQSQQRLTETTDIPNIPKPNKEVHTLLDKSGSTVEEKPNVTSALVNEESESKPVVVKSEDDSEKSVSSFKEEGQVSGGDDKVEGSDVGEDDRYASSNSQKSPILPGENVKQSCDDRPHSVDDQSSAEHRNGFTNECKLHTDPMPHSQSKSGDSSSSLTDRLQGTDEDGNALVSSEPQTCKTGSTDSSLAQTAQGKTVQSDSAAEAYMLFQRTLDSIGNSSKDAGTIDVKGSSDQVIKHEPGSSESLDDGDWKEPSSDVKTGAVGLGIDDSDRTKSQDTKDDSASEAAANDGSSSETPVNQKEDTSLAQDSETKPSPSTSAATKAPRETIATHLKESTYLFIPPMRYVFHGAEVYLDEDDDDLEGLHNDMGMDDLHNDLENGDFHTDFHSDLHNGDELPDLLDEDHVSAKEKAVSIDDLTPTVPLTNKEPGHCVFSHSISKEQFLLQSNGRDGSPFEAPTAESAYTNIGFPETP; the protein is encoded by the exons ATGGCTGAAAAGAGAAGACAGGAAGAAGCCAAAGAGGACCTAATTTCTAAACGACATTGTGTCGAAAATTCAGATTCACTCAATAATTTGAATG GAGAGGAAGGACATGGTGATGAAGAAGTCCTTGATGGTCTCCCACCAAGCTGGGGTTCCCAGGCATCTTCAAGTGAATCATCTGGTTCCAGTAGCAGCGGACATCAACCTGGTGCAGATTCATCAAGCGAGGGCAGTATAACAGACAGCCTCGACATGGGACTGGGGGATATACAGCCAGATAGTCTTGCAG GTCCGATGGGTTGGCTGCAGAAGCAGATGATGTCTGGTACCAATCCAAGATCTATCTTAATGAGGATCATTCCATCAGGAATGACTATTCCAGATGACATGGATGAGTTTGAGATGTGGTCCATCATTGCAGAGTACCTCCGCTCCATCGACGAACCGCCCCCAAGACAGAAGCTGGAGCAGTACAACACTTTCGATGATGCCATCCAACTCCTGAATAGCTGCAAAAATATACTGGTCTTAACTGGTGCAGGA GTGTCTGTGTCCTGTGGGATCCCAGACTTCCGATCCAGAGACGGAGTGTATGCCCGTCTGGCAGTGGACTTCCCAGACCTGCCCGACCCACAAGCCATGTTTGAAATCAGCTACTTCCGCAAAGACCCCAGACCATTCTACAAGTTTGCCAAG GAGCTTTTCCCAGGGCAGTTCAAACCCTCACCTAGTCACAAGTTCATCTCTCAGCTAGAGCAGCATGATAAACTTCTCAGAAACTACACACAGAACATAGATACATTAGAACAGTGTGCAGGGATCACAAGAGTTATACAGTGCCATG GATCCTTTGCTACTGCGACATGTACCCGTTGTGGTCTTCGTGTGGACTCAGATGCTATCAGAGAAGATGTCTTTAACCAG GTTGTTCCTGTTTGTCCCCAGTGTGGTCCAGATACCCCAGAGATGGCCGTACTGAAGCCAGATATAGTTTTCTTTGGTGAGGGTCTTCCAAACCACTTCTATGACAAGCTTAATGATGACAAAGAAGCAGCGGATCTGCTTATCGTCATGGGGTCTTCTCTGAAAGTCAGACCTGTTGCAACCATCCCAA GTCTGCTTCCAAAAGATGTGCCTCAGATTCTGATAAACAGGGAACCACTGCATCACTTGAACTTTGACATCGAGTTGCTAGGCGACTGTGATGTCATCATCAATGAGATCCTCCACCGACTAGGGGATGGCTGGAACCACGTGTGCCAGTCCCAGCAGAGACTTACAGAGACCACTGACATTCCGAATATACCCAAGCCCAACAAAGAAGTGCATACATTGCTAGATAAATCAGGGTCTACTGTAGAAGAGAAACCCAATGTAACAAGCGCACTTGTGAATGAGGAATCTGAATCAAAGCCAGTAGTTGTGAAATCGGAAGATGATTCAGAGAAGTCTGTTAGTTCTTTCAAGGAGGAAGGTCAGGTTtctggtggtgatgataaagtAGAGGGATCTGATGTTGGGGAAGATGACAGATATGCCAGTTCAAACAGCCAGAAGTCTCCAATCTTGCCAGGAGAAAATGTAAAACAGAGTTGTGATGATAGACCTCATTCTGTTGATGATCAGTCTTCAGCAGAACATCGTAATGGCTTTACCAATGAGTGTAAGCTTCACACTGACCCGATGCCTCATTCCCAAAGTAAGTCAGGTGATTCCTCATCATCATTGACAGACAGGTTACAGGGCACTGATGAAGATGGCAATGCCTTGGTGTCAAGCGAACCACAAACATGCAAAACTGGTTCCACCGATTCGTCGCTAGCTCAAACTGCACAGGGTAAGACTGTGCAAAGTGATAGCGCTGCCGAGGCGTACATGCTCTTTCAAAGAACGTTAGACTCGATAGGGAACTCGTCCAAAGATGCAGGGACCATTGATGTCAAGGGCAGCAGCGACCAAGTAATTAAACATGAACCAGGTAGTTCTGAATCtcttgatgatggtgattggaAAGAACCAAGCTCTGATGTGAAAACAGGAGCAGTAGGATTAGGTATTGATGACTCTGACAGGACTAAGTCGCAAGACACAAAAGATGATTCTGCCTCCGAAGCAGCAGCCAATGATGGCTCATCGAGTGAGACTCCTGTAAATCAGAAAGAGGATACTAGTCTTGCCCAGGACTCTGAAACCAAGCCAAGTCCATCCACATCTGCTGCAACCAAAGCACCCCGGGAAACCATTGCGACTCAcctcaaag AATCAACGTATCTCTTCATCCCGCCAATGCGCTATGTATTCCACGGTGCAGAGGTGTACCTTGATGAGGACGATGATGACCTGGAAGGCCTACACAATGATATGGGCATGGATGACCTTCACAATGACCTTGAGAATGGTGACTTTCATACCGACTTTCACAGTGATCTTCACAACGGTGATGAGTTGCCCGATTTGTTGGACGAGGATCACGTGTCTGCTAAAGAGAAAGCTGTGTCGATAGACGACCTCACACCAACCGTTCCCTTGACAAACAAGGAGCCCGGCCATTGTGTTTTCAGTCATTCAATATCTAAAGAACAGTTTCTCCTGCAATCGAACGGAAGAGATGGATCCCCTTTTGAAGCTCCAACTGCTGAATCTGCATACACAAATATAGGGTTCCCTGAGACGCCGTAG
- the LOC121431814 gene encoding NAD-dependent protein deacetylase sirtuin-1-like isoform X2 yields the protein MGLGDIQPDSLAGPMGWLQKQMMSGTNPRSILMRIIPSGMTIPDDMDEFEMWSIIAEYLRSIDEPPPRQKLEQYNTFDDAIQLLNSCKNILVLTGAGVSVSCGIPDFRSRDGVYARLAVDFPDLPDPQAMFEISYFRKDPRPFYKFAKELFPGQFKPSPSHKFISQLEQHDKLLRNYTQNIDTLEQCAGITRVIQCHGSFATATCTRCGLRVDSDAIREDVFNQVVPVCPQCGPDTPEMAVLKPDIVFFGEGLPNHFYDKLNDDKEAADLLIVMGSSLKVRPVATIPSLLPKDVPQILINREPLHHLNFDIELLGDCDVIINEILHRLGDGWNHVCQSQQRLTETTDIPNIPKPNKEVHTLLDKSGSTVEEKPNVTSALVNEESESKPVVVKSEDDSEKSVSSFKEEGQVSGGDDKVEGSDVGEDDRYASSNSQKSPILPGENVKQSCDDRPHSVDDQSSAEHRNGFTNECKLHTDPMPHSQSKSGDSSSSLTDRLQGTDEDGNALVSSEPQTCKTGSTDSSLAQTAQGKTVQSDSAAEAYMLFQRTLDSIGNSSKDAGTIDVKGSSDQVIKHEPGSSESLDDGDWKEPSSDVKTGAVGLGIDDSDRTKSQDTKDDSASEAAANDGSSSETPVNQKEDTSLAQDSETKPSPSTSAATKAPRETIATHLKESTYLFIPPMRYVFHGAEVYLDEDDDDLEGLHNDMGMDDLHNDLENGDFHTDFHSDLHNGDELPDLLDEDHVSAKEKAVSIDDLTPTVPLTNKEPGHCVFSHSISKEQFLLQSNGRDGSPFEAPTAESAYTNIGFPETP from the exons ATGGGACTGGGGGATATACAGCCAGATAGTCTTGCAG GTCCGATGGGTTGGCTGCAGAAGCAGATGATGTCTGGTACCAATCCAAGATCTATCTTAATGAGGATCATTCCATCAGGAATGACTATTCCAGATGACATGGATGAGTTTGAGATGTGGTCCATCATTGCAGAGTACCTCCGCTCCATCGACGAACCGCCCCCAAGACAGAAGCTGGAGCAGTACAACACTTTCGATGATGCCATCCAACTCCTGAATAGCTGCAAAAATATACTGGTCTTAACTGGTGCAGGA GTGTCTGTGTCCTGTGGGATCCCAGACTTCCGATCCAGAGACGGAGTGTATGCCCGTCTGGCAGTGGACTTCCCAGACCTGCCCGACCCACAAGCCATGTTTGAAATCAGCTACTTCCGCAAAGACCCCAGACCATTCTACAAGTTTGCCAAG GAGCTTTTCCCAGGGCAGTTCAAACCCTCACCTAGTCACAAGTTCATCTCTCAGCTAGAGCAGCATGATAAACTTCTCAGAAACTACACACAGAACATAGATACATTAGAACAGTGTGCAGGGATCACAAGAGTTATACAGTGCCATG GATCCTTTGCTACTGCGACATGTACCCGTTGTGGTCTTCGTGTGGACTCAGATGCTATCAGAGAAGATGTCTTTAACCAG GTTGTTCCTGTTTGTCCCCAGTGTGGTCCAGATACCCCAGAGATGGCCGTACTGAAGCCAGATATAGTTTTCTTTGGTGAGGGTCTTCCAAACCACTTCTATGACAAGCTTAATGATGACAAAGAAGCAGCGGATCTGCTTATCGTCATGGGGTCTTCTCTGAAAGTCAGACCTGTTGCAACCATCCCAA GTCTGCTTCCAAAAGATGTGCCTCAGATTCTGATAAACAGGGAACCACTGCATCACTTGAACTTTGACATCGAGTTGCTAGGCGACTGTGATGTCATCATCAATGAGATCCTCCACCGACTAGGGGATGGCTGGAACCACGTGTGCCAGTCCCAGCAGAGACTTACAGAGACCACTGACATTCCGAATATACCCAAGCCCAACAAAGAAGTGCATACATTGCTAGATAAATCAGGGTCTACTGTAGAAGAGAAACCCAATGTAACAAGCGCACTTGTGAATGAGGAATCTGAATCAAAGCCAGTAGTTGTGAAATCGGAAGATGATTCAGAGAAGTCTGTTAGTTCTTTCAAGGAGGAAGGTCAGGTTtctggtggtgatgataaagtAGAGGGATCTGATGTTGGGGAAGATGACAGATATGCCAGTTCAAACAGCCAGAAGTCTCCAATCTTGCCAGGAGAAAATGTAAAACAGAGTTGTGATGATAGACCTCATTCTGTTGATGATCAGTCTTCAGCAGAACATCGTAATGGCTTTACCAATGAGTGTAAGCTTCACACTGACCCGATGCCTCATTCCCAAAGTAAGTCAGGTGATTCCTCATCATCATTGACAGACAGGTTACAGGGCACTGATGAAGATGGCAATGCCTTGGTGTCAAGCGAACCACAAACATGCAAAACTGGTTCCACCGATTCGTCGCTAGCTCAAACTGCACAGGGTAAGACTGTGCAAAGTGATAGCGCTGCCGAGGCGTACATGCTCTTTCAAAGAACGTTAGACTCGATAGGGAACTCGTCCAAAGATGCAGGGACCATTGATGTCAAGGGCAGCAGCGACCAAGTAATTAAACATGAACCAGGTAGTTCTGAATCtcttgatgatggtgattggaAAGAACCAAGCTCTGATGTGAAAACAGGAGCAGTAGGATTAGGTATTGATGACTCTGACAGGACTAAGTCGCAAGACACAAAAGATGATTCTGCCTCCGAAGCAGCAGCCAATGATGGCTCATCGAGTGAGACTCCTGTAAATCAGAAAGAGGATACTAGTCTTGCCCAGGACTCTGAAACCAAGCCAAGTCCATCCACATCTGCTGCAACCAAAGCACCCCGGGAAACCATTGCGACTCAcctcaaag AATCAACGTATCTCTTCATCCCGCCAATGCGCTATGTATTCCACGGTGCAGAGGTGTACCTTGATGAGGACGATGATGACCTGGAAGGCCTACACAATGATATGGGCATGGATGACCTTCACAATGACCTTGAGAATGGTGACTTTCATACCGACTTTCACAGTGATCTTCACAACGGTGATGAGTTGCCCGATTTGTTGGACGAGGATCACGTGTCTGCTAAAGAGAAAGCTGTGTCGATAGACGACCTCACACCAACCGTTCCCTTGACAAACAAGGAGCCCGGCCATTGTGTTTTCAGTCATTCAATATCTAAAGAACAGTTTCTCCTGCAATCGAACGGAAGAGATGGATCCCCTTTTGAAGCTCCAACTGCTGAATCTGCATACACAAATATAGGGTTCCCTGAGACGCCGTAG
- the LOC121432236 gene encoding glycine-rich cell wall structural protein 1.0-like, with translation MRVLVMFVIVVLVVVMVRVLVERVVMFVILVAVVVMVKVRVEMVVMFVTMVVVVVMVRVLVERVVMLLILVAVVVMMRVLVMFVIVVLVVVMVRVLVEMVVMFVTMVVVVVMVKVLVERVVMFVIVVGGGHDEGAGGDVGDVCYCGVGGGHGEGAGREGGDVCYSGGGCGHGESASGDGGDVCSYGGGGGHGEGAGGEGGDAFYSGGGGGHDEGAGDVCYCGVGGGHGEGAGGDGGDVCYYGGGGGHGEGAGGEGGDACYSGGGGGHDEGAGGDGGDVCYCGVGGGHGEGAGGDGGDVCYCGSGGHGEGAGGDGGDVCYCGGGGHGEGAGGDGGGRGGDKALIQPD, from the coding sequence ATGAGGGTGCTGGTGATGTTTGTTAttgtggtgttggtggtggtcaTGGTGAGGGTGCTGGTAGAGAGGGTGGTGATGTTTGTTATTCTGGTGGCGGTTGTGGTCATGGTGAAAGTGCGAGTggagatggtggtgatgtttgttactatggtggtggtggtggtcatGGTGAGGGTGCTGGTGGAGAGGGTGGTGATGCTTCTTATtctggtggcggtggtggtcaTGATGAGGGTGCTGGTGATGTTTGTTAttgtggtgttggtggtggtcaTGGTGAGGGTGCTGGTggagatggtggtgatgtttgttactatggtggtggtggtggtcatGGTGAAGGTGCTGGTGGAGAGGGTGGTGATGTTTGTTATTGTGGTtggtggtggtcatgatgaGGGTGCTGGTGGAGATGTCGGTGATGTTTGTTAttgtggtgttggtggtggtcaTGGTGAGGGTGCTGGAAGAGAGGGTGGTGATGTTTGTTATTCTGGTGGCGGTTGTGGTCATGGTGAAAGTGCTAGTggagatggtggtgatgtttgttcctatggtggtggtggtggtcatGGTGAGGGTGCTGGTGGAGAGGGTGGTGATGCTTTTTATtctggtggcggtggtggtcaTGATGAGGGTGCTGGTGATGTTTGTTAttgtggtgttggtggtggtcaTGGTGAGGGTGCTGGTggagatggtggtgatgtttgttactatggtggtggtggtggtcatGGTGAGGGTGCTGGTGGAGAGGGTGGTGATGCTTGTTATtctggtggcggtggtggtcaTGATGAGGGTGCTGGTggagatggtggtgatgtttgTTAttgtggtgttggtggtggtcaTGGTGAGGGTGCTGGTggagatggtggtgatgtttgTTACTGTGGTAGTGGTGGTCATGGTGAGGGTGCTGGTggagatggtggtgatgtttgttactgtggtggtggtggtcatGGTGAGGGTGCTGGTGGAGATGGTGGCGGTCGTGGTGGTGATAAGGCGCTGATCCAGCCGGATTAG